A single region of the Ornithorhynchus anatinus isolate Pmale09 chromosome 13, mOrnAna1.pri.v4, whole genome shotgun sequence genome encodes:
- the PSME2 gene encoding proteasome activator complex subunit 2, with amino-acid sequence MAKACGVRLSGEARRQVDAFREGLFREAEELLSVFLPQKIAHLNQLLKSDSLNVADPSSLRAPLDIPIPDPPPKEDEMETDKEKKEVLKCGFLPGNEKILALLALVKPEVRILKEKCILVITWIQHLIPKIEDGNDFGVAIQEKVLERVTAVKTKVEGFQTAIAKYFSERGEAVAKASKETYVMDYRTLVHERDEAVYGELRAIVLDLRAFYAELYHIIYSNLEKITNPKGEEKPSMY; translated from the exons ATGGCGAAGGCTTGCGGCGTGCGGCTCAGCGGGGAGGCCCGCAGGCAG GTCGATGCCTTCAGGGAGGGTCTCTTCAGAGAG GCGGAAGAGTTGCTGTCCGTATTCCTGCCCCAGAAAATCGCCCACTTGAATCAGCTCTTGAAG AGCGACTCCCTGAACGTGGCGGACCCGTCTTCCCTCCGAGCCCCGTTGGACATCCCCATTCCGGACCCGCCGCCCAAGGAGGATGAG ATGGAGACGgacaaggagaagaaggagg tcCTCAAGTGCGGCTTCCTCCCCGGGAATGAGAAGATCCTGGCGCTGCTCGCCCTTGTTAAACCCGAGGTCCGGATCCTCAAAGAGAAGTGTATTCTG GTGATCACCTGGATCCAACACCTGATCCCCAAGATTGAAGATGGCAATGACTTCGGGGTGGCCatccag GAGAAGGTGCTGGAACGAGTGACGGCCGTGAAGACCAAGGTGGAAGGGTTCCAGACGGCCATCGCCAA GTATTTCAGTGAACGTGGGGAAGCTGTGGCCAAAGCCTCCAAGGAGACCTATGTG atGGATTACCGGACCCTGGTCCACGAGCGGGACGAGGCAGTTTACGGGGAGCTGCGGGCTATCGTGCTAGACTTGCGTGCCTTCTAC GCAGAGCTATACCACATCATCTACAGCAACCTGGAGAAGATCACCAATCccaaaggagaggagaagccgTCTATGTACTGA
- the RNF31 gene encoding E3 ubiquitin-protein ligase RNF31 isoform X1, producing MAETRSAAAAGLAAARGELERALRQDPGQIFGEDRLRRLLDTSLPPAARYPRLDAPRLVRSNARGEPEQYLTTLSTALNILEKYGRNLLSPQRPRYWRGVKFNNPVFRSTVDAVEGGREVLRLYGYTEQQPDGLSFPEEQEEPDGERVAAVTVDVLLLRAELGLLLEKSHPRPEALDRLLQEGADPETPLPSEAAPPPGESDPGPLAATPAPEPCFLCGSDPGALHCPACGHVLCLVCDRLFHRHPSRAHHLRRPLPGSPAAPPAFSLSPSLSAQAPLGSPPAPGDGGAPRSWPGPAPEAPAARPPWRCAACSVLNEARAVLCVACDRPRGCKGAGPGGEGPRGAGAGPARGRWACQSCTFENEPATVLCAMCERPRLAQPPSLWSDAAGPAPPQVGDWHCAHCTFRNSGPGWVCAMCNRTSVSPPYPAPAPQPSARPRAGSLGDGTRSWQSPEPRAPRRFSTPVPTPSGNTELQRQEKMREDGLRLVAMIRAGEAEGTGPEEVFSALQYSGTEVPLQWLRSELPYVLEKVVELAGRRDPGLGVLSRQEARRAWLSCHGNVEEAVEECVRARRRKVRELETLGFGSGEGSLQALFQHGGDVGQALTELQRQRLEPFRQRLWDDPEPNPSWDGPDKQSLVRRLLAVYALPSWGRAELALALLQEEPRNYELGDVVEAVRQSPDRAFLRRLLAQECAVCGWALPRNKMQALTSCECTICPECFRQHFTIALKEKHITDMVCPACGRPDLSDEAQLLGYFSTLDIQLRESLEPDAYALFHKKLTERVLMRDPKFLWCTHCSFGFIYEREQLEATCPQCHKSFCVSCKRQWEEQHRGRSCEDFQNWKRTNDPEYQAQGLAMYLKENGIDCPKCKFSYALARGGCMHFHCSQCRHQFCSGCYSAFYAKNKCPEANCRVKKSLHGHHPRDCLFYLRDWSAPRLQKLLQDNDVTFNTEPPAGTRAAPGGGCRVMEQKEVPDGLKDEACGKETPVGFAGLCQAHYKEYLVSLINAHSLDPAALYELEELETATERYLHARPQTLAGEEPAAYRARLLQKLTEEVPLGRNIPRRRK from the exons atgGCGGAGACgcgctcggcggcggcggcgggcttgGCGGCGGCCCGCGGGGAGCTGGAGCGGGCCCTGCGGCAGGACCCCGGCCAGATCTTCGGCGAGGACCGGCTGCGGCGGCTGCTGgacacctccctgccccccgccgcccgctaCCCCCGGCTGGACGCCCCCCGCCTCGTGCGCAGCAACGCCCGCGGAGAG CCGGAGCAGTACCTGACCACCCTGTCCACCGCCCTCAACATCCTGGAGAAGTACGGCCGCAACCTGCTCAGCCCCCAGCGGCCCCGCTACTGGCGCGGGGTCAAGTTCAACAACCCCGTCTTCCGCAGCACCGTGGACGCCGTGGAG GGCGGACGGGAGGTCCTGCGTCTCTACGGATACACGGAGCAGCAGCCGGACGGGCTCAGCTTCCCCGAGGAGCAGGAAGAGCCGGACGGGGAGCGCGTGGCCGCCGTCACCGTCGACGTCCTGCTGCTGAGGGCCGAGCTCGGGCTCCtgctggag aaatcccacccccggcccgaggCGCTGGATCGGCTGCTGCAGGAGGGCGCCGACCcggag ACGCCGTTGCCGTCCGAAGCGGCGCCTCCTCCGGGGGAGTCGGACCCCGGCCCCCTCGCCGCCACGCCGGCTCCAG AACCCTGCTTCCTGTGCGGCTCGGACCCCGGGGCCCTGCACTGCCCGGCCTGCGGCCACGTCCTGTGCCTGGTCTGCGACCGCCTCTTCCATCGGCACCCGTCCCGCGCGCACCACCTCCGCCGGCCCCTGCCGGGgtcgcccgccgccccccccgctttcagcctgagccccag CCTCTCGGCCCAGGCCCCGCTgggctccccgccggccccgggcgaCGGCGGCGCCCCCCGGTcctggccgggccccgcccccgaggcccccgccgcccggcctcccTGGCGCTGCGCCGCCTGCTCCGTGCTGAACGAGGCGCGGGCGGTGCTGTGCGTGGCCTGCGACCGGCCCCGGGGCtgcaagggggcggggccggggggcgagggcccccggggggcgggcgcggggccggcCAGGGGCCGCTGGGCCTGTCAGAGCTGCACCTTCGAGAACGAGCCCGCCACCGTGCTGTGCGCCATGTGCGAGCGGCCCCGCCTGGCCCAGCCGCCCAGCCTCTGGAGCgacgccgccggcccggcccctccgcaG GTCGGCGACTGGCACTGCGCCCACTGCACCTTCCGCAACTCCGGCCCGGGCTGGGTCTGTGCCATGTGTAACCGGACCAGCGTGTCTCCGCCCtatccggcccccgccccccagccctctgcccgGCCGCGGGCGGGCTCGCTGGGGGACGGGACCCGCTCCTGGCAGAGCCCGGAGCCCCGGGCCCCCCGACGCTTCAGCACCCCCGTGCCCACCCCCTCCGGGAATACCGAGCTCCAGCGCCAGGAGAAGATGCGGGAAGACGGGCTCAGGCTGGTGGCCATGATCCGG GCCGGCGAGGCGGAGGGCACGGGGCCGGAGGAGGTGTTCTCGGCCCTGCAGTACTCGGGCACGGAGGTGCCGCTGCAGTGGCTGCGCTCGGAGCTGCCCTACGTGCTGGAGAAGGTGGTGGAGCTGGCGGGCCGCCGGGACCCCGGCCTGGGCGTCTTGTCCCGCCAGGAGGCCAGGCGGGCCTGGCTGAGCTGCCACGGCAACGTGGAAGAGGCCGTGGAGGAGTGCGTCCGGGCCCGGCGCAGGAAG GTGCGGGAGCTGGAGACCCTGGGGTTCGGGTCCGGGGAGGGCTCGCTGCAGGCCCTGTTCCAGCACGGCGGCGACGTGGGGCAGGCGCTGACCGAGCTGCAGCGCCAGCGCCTGGAACCCTTTCGCCAGCGCCTCTGGGATGACCCCGAGCCCAACCCCTCGTGGGACGGCCCCGACAAGCAG aGCCTGGTACGTCGCCTGCTGGCCGTGTACGCGCTGCCCAGCTGGGGCCGGGCGgagctggccctggccctgctgcAGGAGGAGCCGCGGAACTACGAGCTGGGGGACGTGGTGGAGGCCGTGCGCCAGAGCCCCGACCGCGCCTTCCTGCGGCGGCTGCTGGCCCAGGAGTGCGCCGTCTGCGGCTGGGCCCTGCCCCGCAACAAG ATGCAGGCCCTGACCTCCTGCGAGTGCACCATCTGCCCGGAGTGTTTCCGTCAGCACTTCACCATCGCGCTCAAGGAAAAGCACATCACCGACATGGTGTGTCCGGCCTGCGGCCGCCCGGACCTCTCCGACGAGGCCCAGCTGCTCGGCTACTTCTCCACCCTGGACATCCAG CTGCGGGAGAGCCTGGAGCCCGACGCCTACGCCCTGTTCCACAAGAAGCTGACGGAACGGGTCCTGATGAGGGATCCCAAGTTCCTGTGGTGCACCCAT TGTTCCTTCGGTTTCATCTACGAGCGGGAGCAGCTGGAGGCCACGTGTCCGCAGTGTCACAAGAGCTTCTGTGTGTCCTGCAAGCGCCag TGGGAAGAGCAGCACCGGGGCCGGAGCTGCGAGGACTTCCAGAACTGGAAACGCACCAACGACCCCGAGTACCAGGCCCAGGGGCTCGCCATGTACCTGAAGGAGAACGGGATCG ACTGTCCCAAGTGCAAGTTTTCTTACGCGCTGGCCCGGGGGGGCTGCATGCATTTCCACTGCTCCCAGTGCCGTCACCAGTTCTGCAGCGGCTGCTACAGCGCCTTCTACGCCAAGAAC AAATGCCCAGAGGCCAACTGCCGGGTGAAGAAGTCCCTGCACGGCCACCACCCCCGCGACTGCCTCTTCTACCTGCGTGACTGGTCCGCCCCCCGCCTCCAGAAACTGCTCCAG GACAACGACGTCACGTTCAATACCGAGCCCCCGGCTGGGACCCGAGCGGCGCCCGGAG GCGGCTGCCGGGTGATGGAGCAGAAGGAGGTGCCGGACGGGCTGAAGGACGAGGCCTGCGGCAAAGAGACCCCGGTCGGGTTCGCCGGGCTGTGCCA GGCGCACTATAAGGAGTATCTGGTGAGCCTCATCAACGCCCACTCCCTGGACCCCGCCGCCCTCTACGAGCTGGAGGAGCTAGAGACGGCCACCGAGCGCTACCTGCACGCCCGGCCCCAGACCCTGGCCGGGGAGGAGCCCGCGGCCTACCGTGCCCGCCTGCTGCAG AAGCTGACGGAGGAGGTGCCGCTCGGCCGGAATATCCCGCGCAGGAGGAAGTAG
- the RNF31 gene encoding E3 ubiquitin-protein ligase RNF31 isoform X2: MAETRSAAAAGLAAARGELERALRQDPGQIFGEDRLRRLLDTSLPPAARYPRLDAPRLVRSNARGEPEQYLTTLSTALNILEKYGRNLLSPQRPRYWRGVKFNNPVFRSTVDAVEGGREVLRLYGYTEQQPDGLSFPEEQEEPDGERVAAVTVDVLLLRAELGLLLEKSHPRPEALDRLLQEGADPETPLPSEAAPPPGESDPGPLAATPAPEPCFLCGSDPGALHCPACGHVLCLVCDRLFHRHPSRAHHLRRPLPGSPAAPPAFSLSPSLSAQAPLGSPPAPGDGGAPRSWPGPAPEAPAARPPWRCAACSVLNEARAVLCVACDRPRGCKGAGPGGEGPRGAGAGPARGRWACQSCTFENEPATVLCAMCERPRLAQPPSLWSDAAGPAPPQVGDWHCAHCTFRNSGPGWVCAMCNRTSVSPPYPAPAPQPSARPRAGSLGDGTRSWQSPEPRAPRRFSTPVPTPSGNTELQRQEKMREDGLRLVAMIRAGEAEGTGPEEVFSALQYSGTEVPLQWLRSELPYVLEKVVELAGRRDPGLGVLSRQEARRAWLSCHGNVEEAVEECVRARRRKVRELETLGFGSGEGSLQALFQHGGDVGQALTELQRQRLEPFRQRLWDDPEPNPSWDGPDKQSLVRRLLAVYALPSWGRAELALALLQEEPRNYELGDVVEAVRQSPDRAFLRRLLAQECAVCGWALPRNKMQALTSCECTICPECFRQHFTIALKEKHITDMVCPACGRPDLSDEAQLLGYFSTLDIQLRESLEPDAYALFHKKLTERVLMRDPKFLWCTHCSFGFIYEREQLEATCPQCHKSFCVSCKRQWEEQHRGRSCEDFQNWKRTNDPEYQAQGLAMYLKENGIDCPKCKFSYALARGGCMHFHCSQCRHQFCSGCYSAFYAKNKCPEANCRVKKSLHGHHPRDCLFYLRDWSAPRLQKLLQVWGHRGWTTTSRSIPSPRLGPERRPEAAAG, encoded by the exons atgGCGGAGACgcgctcggcggcggcggcgggcttgGCGGCGGCCCGCGGGGAGCTGGAGCGGGCCCTGCGGCAGGACCCCGGCCAGATCTTCGGCGAGGACCGGCTGCGGCGGCTGCTGgacacctccctgccccccgccgcccgctaCCCCCGGCTGGACGCCCCCCGCCTCGTGCGCAGCAACGCCCGCGGAGAG CCGGAGCAGTACCTGACCACCCTGTCCACCGCCCTCAACATCCTGGAGAAGTACGGCCGCAACCTGCTCAGCCCCCAGCGGCCCCGCTACTGGCGCGGGGTCAAGTTCAACAACCCCGTCTTCCGCAGCACCGTGGACGCCGTGGAG GGCGGACGGGAGGTCCTGCGTCTCTACGGATACACGGAGCAGCAGCCGGACGGGCTCAGCTTCCCCGAGGAGCAGGAAGAGCCGGACGGGGAGCGCGTGGCCGCCGTCACCGTCGACGTCCTGCTGCTGAGGGCCGAGCTCGGGCTCCtgctggag aaatcccacccccggcccgaggCGCTGGATCGGCTGCTGCAGGAGGGCGCCGACCcggag ACGCCGTTGCCGTCCGAAGCGGCGCCTCCTCCGGGGGAGTCGGACCCCGGCCCCCTCGCCGCCACGCCGGCTCCAG AACCCTGCTTCCTGTGCGGCTCGGACCCCGGGGCCCTGCACTGCCCGGCCTGCGGCCACGTCCTGTGCCTGGTCTGCGACCGCCTCTTCCATCGGCACCCGTCCCGCGCGCACCACCTCCGCCGGCCCCTGCCGGGgtcgcccgccgccccccccgctttcagcctgagccccag CCTCTCGGCCCAGGCCCCGCTgggctccccgccggccccgggcgaCGGCGGCGCCCCCCGGTcctggccgggccccgcccccgaggcccccgccgcccggcctcccTGGCGCTGCGCCGCCTGCTCCGTGCTGAACGAGGCGCGGGCGGTGCTGTGCGTGGCCTGCGACCGGCCCCGGGGCtgcaagggggcggggccggggggcgagggcccccggggggcgggcgcggggccggcCAGGGGCCGCTGGGCCTGTCAGAGCTGCACCTTCGAGAACGAGCCCGCCACCGTGCTGTGCGCCATGTGCGAGCGGCCCCGCCTGGCCCAGCCGCCCAGCCTCTGGAGCgacgccgccggcccggcccctccgcaG GTCGGCGACTGGCACTGCGCCCACTGCACCTTCCGCAACTCCGGCCCGGGCTGGGTCTGTGCCATGTGTAACCGGACCAGCGTGTCTCCGCCCtatccggcccccgccccccagccctctgcccgGCCGCGGGCGGGCTCGCTGGGGGACGGGACCCGCTCCTGGCAGAGCCCGGAGCCCCGGGCCCCCCGACGCTTCAGCACCCCCGTGCCCACCCCCTCCGGGAATACCGAGCTCCAGCGCCAGGAGAAGATGCGGGAAGACGGGCTCAGGCTGGTGGCCATGATCCGG GCCGGCGAGGCGGAGGGCACGGGGCCGGAGGAGGTGTTCTCGGCCCTGCAGTACTCGGGCACGGAGGTGCCGCTGCAGTGGCTGCGCTCGGAGCTGCCCTACGTGCTGGAGAAGGTGGTGGAGCTGGCGGGCCGCCGGGACCCCGGCCTGGGCGTCTTGTCCCGCCAGGAGGCCAGGCGGGCCTGGCTGAGCTGCCACGGCAACGTGGAAGAGGCCGTGGAGGAGTGCGTCCGGGCCCGGCGCAGGAAG GTGCGGGAGCTGGAGACCCTGGGGTTCGGGTCCGGGGAGGGCTCGCTGCAGGCCCTGTTCCAGCACGGCGGCGACGTGGGGCAGGCGCTGACCGAGCTGCAGCGCCAGCGCCTGGAACCCTTTCGCCAGCGCCTCTGGGATGACCCCGAGCCCAACCCCTCGTGGGACGGCCCCGACAAGCAG aGCCTGGTACGTCGCCTGCTGGCCGTGTACGCGCTGCCCAGCTGGGGCCGGGCGgagctggccctggccctgctgcAGGAGGAGCCGCGGAACTACGAGCTGGGGGACGTGGTGGAGGCCGTGCGCCAGAGCCCCGACCGCGCCTTCCTGCGGCGGCTGCTGGCCCAGGAGTGCGCCGTCTGCGGCTGGGCCCTGCCCCGCAACAAG ATGCAGGCCCTGACCTCCTGCGAGTGCACCATCTGCCCGGAGTGTTTCCGTCAGCACTTCACCATCGCGCTCAAGGAAAAGCACATCACCGACATGGTGTGTCCGGCCTGCGGCCGCCCGGACCTCTCCGACGAGGCCCAGCTGCTCGGCTACTTCTCCACCCTGGACATCCAG CTGCGGGAGAGCCTGGAGCCCGACGCCTACGCCCTGTTCCACAAGAAGCTGACGGAACGGGTCCTGATGAGGGATCCCAAGTTCCTGTGGTGCACCCAT TGTTCCTTCGGTTTCATCTACGAGCGGGAGCAGCTGGAGGCCACGTGTCCGCAGTGTCACAAGAGCTTCTGTGTGTCCTGCAAGCGCCag TGGGAAGAGCAGCACCGGGGCCGGAGCTGCGAGGACTTCCAGAACTGGAAACGCACCAACGACCCCGAGTACCAGGCCCAGGGGCTCGCCATGTACCTGAAGGAGAACGGGATCG ACTGTCCCAAGTGCAAGTTTTCTTACGCGCTGGCCCGGGGGGGCTGCATGCATTTCCACTGCTCCCAGTGCCGTCACCAGTTCTGCAGCGGCTGCTACAGCGCCTTCTACGCCAAGAAC AAATGCCCAGAGGCCAACTGCCGGGTGAAGAAGTCCCTGCACGGCCACCACCCCCGCGACTGCCTCTTCTACCTGCGTGACTGGTCCGCCCCCCGCCTCCAGAAACTGCTCCAGGTCTGGGGCCACCGCGGCTG GACAACGACGTCACGTTCAATACCGAGCCCCCGGCTGGGACCCGAGCGGCGCCCGGAG GCGGCTGCCGGGTGA
- the IRF9 gene encoding interferon regulatory factor 9, with protein sequence MAAGTARRTRKLRNWVVEQVESGEFPGVCWDDAEKTMFRIPWKHAGKQDFRENQDAAFFKAWAKFKGKYQEGDPPDPAGWKTRLRCALNKSPEFEKVLARSHLDGAEPYKVYRLLPPGEPPAQSQSRKRQPKRGHKTPSSEEEDDEEEGEEEAGGAKRSRAASPVAAVSQSTALRLSGSPDLGSRHLEDSGIGSDSNSPEPAGVPDATEVVFQGFTEPSEVYPSPETDHFPLLTIAYSGHPVHESLLRSPDFHLSAGPSLSGAYMSHVVLPPAEALPESGPREATRRLLEKLDRGIMVASNVQGLFVKSLCPSPVSWSGPGTGSDRRWLPQGGLKHLFDATLFREELDQFRQGLRPRPEFQVTLDFWEERSGPNHTPQNLITVKLEQTFARHLLEGPEEQTAAMTLLQSLGAPLPPTLPALSLPCSPLTFTLPPTPPSLL encoded by the exons ATGGCGGCGGGCACGGCCCGGCGCACCCGCAAGCTGCGGAACTGGGTGGTGGAGCAGGTGGAGAGCGGTGAGTTCCCCGGCGTCTGCTGGGACGACGCCGAGAAGACCATGTTCCGCATCCCCTGGAAACACGCCGGAAAACAGGACTTCAGGGAGAACCAGGACGCCGCCTTCTTCAAG GCCTGGGCCAAGTTCAAAGGGAAGTACCAGGAAGGCGACCCTCCCGACCCCGCCGGCTGGAAGACGCGTCTGCGCTGCGCCCTCAACAAGAGCCCCGAGTTCGAGAAGGTGCTGGCCCGGAGCCACCTGGACGGCGCTGAGCCCTACAAGGTGTACCGGCTGCTGCCCCCCGGGGAACCCCCAG cccagtcGCAGTCCCGGAAACGCCAGCCCAAGAGGGGCCACAAGACCCCGTCctccgaggaggaggacgacgaggaggagggggaggaagaagccgGGGGTGCCAAGAGAAGCCGGGCGGCCAGCCCCGTGGCCGCGGTCTCCCAGAGCACG GCCTTGAGGCTGAGCGGAAGCCCAGACCTTGGCTCCCGGCACCTGGAAGACTCCGGCATCGGAAGCGACAGCAACAGTCCCGAGCCGGCCGGCG TCCCCGACGCCACCGAGGTCGTCTTCCAGGGGTTCACGGAGCCTTCCGAAGTGTATCCTTCTCCGGAGACGG ACCATTTCCCGCTGCTGACCATCGCCTACAGCGGCCACCCGGTGCACGAGTCGCTCCTTCGCAGCCCCGACTTCCACCTGTCCGCGGGGCCCTCCTTGTCCGGGGCCTACATGAGCCACGTGGTGCTGCCCCCCGCCGAGGCGCTGCCCGAGTCGGGCCCCCGCGAGGCCACGCGTCGCCTTCTGGAGAAGCTGGACCGGGGCATCATGGTGGCCAGCAACGTCCAAGGCCTGTTCGTCAAGTCCCTGTGCCCGAGCCCCGTCTCGTGGAGCGGCCCGGGCACCGGTTCCGATCGCCGCTGGCTGCCGCAGGGAGGCCTGAAGCACCTCTTCGACGCCACGCTCTTCAGAGAGG AGCTGGACCAGTTTCGCCAGGGCCTGCGACCGCGCCCCGAGTTCCAGGTGACCCTCGATTTCTGGGAGGAGCGCTCCGGCCCCAACCACACCCCTCAGAATCTCATCACCGTGaag CTGGAGCAGACCTTCGCCCGACACTTGCTGGAGGGTCCGGAGGAGCAGACGGCCGCCATGACCCTGCTGCAGAGCCTGGGAGCCCCGCTTCCTCCGACCTTGCCCGCCCTCTcgctcccctgctcccccttgACCTTcacgctccctcccacccccccgtccCTCCTGTGA